A single region of the Prosthecobacter debontii genome encodes:
- a CDS encoding SUMF1/EgtB/PvdO family nonheme iron enzyme, with translation MRVLTLRLSWIGMLFGVVSWACSLSAADDFVNSLGMRLVPIQPGTFVMGQDGPQTDHQMLKHPEKFDDADSDEKPAHQVTLTQSFHMSVTEVTVAQYRQFKPEHLKGKGYDEDAVTQVSWQDAMAFCEWLSEKEKRPYRLPTEAEWEYACRAGTKTLFHTGDTLPASFQKWGSDIGFRDRYFPGKTLPAEYRTEVPNQEMLKVGLTAANLWGLQDMHGNVAEWCADWFGPYAAAAQTNPLGAQDGDFKVFRGGHHSIFTRVIRSANRGAWLPEARSDRIGFRVVAGALPKGAYATPAEVPLYARDVSQSLAKIAAVSETEPFFEGPKPYVKIPEPSYGPVFFRHNHSPSITECPNGDLLAVWYSCANEDGAELSNVASRLRRGQTEWEPASVFWDGVDINDHGPKVWWDGEQTMYHFARGLRENIVRTSTDNGATWSKALSIQPPGEFGNQVIRLTDGTLVISHDVRQVSLVYSQDGGKSWSFNDVAKRESDFRPGGQGFRYPGIHAPIVQLKDGRIMAVSRNDPEEDQAKFGFKTPVSFTADLGKTWMYDVTPFPAISSVQRAAMIRLQDGAILLCSFTDQWRDWKNRKGMSFKQAGGGEFTGFGLFAALSYDEGKTWAVQRLITPGGAARQVNAIDRVQFTLSDTMAEPCGYLAMTQSRDGKIQLITSKNHYAFNLAWLKSLPNR, from the coding sequence ATGCGAGTTTTGACTCTTCGTCTGTCCTGGATTGGGATGCTCTTCGGAGTGGTCTCATGGGCATGCTCTCTCTCCGCAGCTGATGATTTCGTCAATTCCCTGGGCATGCGCTTGGTGCCGATTCAGCCCGGCACATTTGTCATGGGCCAAGATGGGCCGCAGACGGATCATCAGATGCTGAAGCATCCCGAGAAGTTCGATGATGCCGACTCCGATGAAAAACCCGCGCATCAGGTCACTTTAACACAAAGCTTTCACATGAGTGTGACGGAGGTCACAGTGGCTCAGTATCGTCAGTTCAAGCCTGAGCATCTGAAAGGGAAGGGCTATGACGAGGATGCCGTGACGCAGGTGAGTTGGCAGGACGCGATGGCCTTCTGTGAATGGTTATCGGAAAAAGAAAAACGCCCCTACCGTCTGCCGACGGAAGCTGAGTGGGAGTATGCTTGCAGGGCTGGCACGAAGACCCTGTTTCATACGGGAGATACCTTACCCGCCAGCTTCCAGAAATGGGGATCGGACATCGGGTTTCGGGATCGATATTTCCCAGGGAAAACACTGCCAGCGGAATATCGCACTGAGGTGCCGAACCAAGAAATGCTGAAGGTCGGGCTCACGGCAGCGAATCTATGGGGCTTGCAAGACATGCATGGCAACGTGGCCGAGTGGTGCGCGGATTGGTTTGGGCCTTATGCTGCTGCGGCTCAAACCAACCCGTTAGGAGCTCAAGACGGGGACTTCAAAGTGTTCCGTGGCGGCCATCACTCCATCTTCACACGTGTCATCCGTTCCGCCAATCGCGGAGCTTGGTTGCCAGAGGCTCGGAGTGATCGCATCGGTTTCCGAGTCGTCGCGGGTGCGTTGCCCAAAGGGGCCTACGCCACTCCGGCAGAGGTGCCTTTGTATGCTCGGGATGTGTCTCAGAGCCTCGCTAAGATCGCTGCTGTTTCGGAAACCGAGCCTTTCTTCGAAGGCCCCAAACCCTATGTCAAAATCCCGGAGCCGTCTTATGGACCGGTGTTCTTCCGGCACAATCACAGCCCCTCCATCACGGAATGCCCAAATGGAGATCTGCTGGCCGTGTGGTATTCCTGCGCCAATGAGGATGGCGCGGAGTTAAGCAATGTCGCCAGTCGCTTGCGCCGTGGTCAAACCGAGTGGGAGCCTGCTTCCGTATTTTGGGATGGCGTGGATATCAATGATCACGGTCCCAAGGTCTGGTGGGATGGCGAACAAACGATGTATCATTTCGCACGCGGTTTGAGAGAGAACATTGTCCGCACTTCGACAGACAATGGGGCCACGTGGTCCAAGGCGCTTTCCATTCAGCCACCCGGGGAATTTGGCAATCAGGTGATCCGACTGACCGATGGCACGCTGGTGATCTCTCATGACGTGCGTCAGGTCAGCTTGGTTTACAGCCAAGATGGTGGCAAGAGCTGGAGCTTCAATGATGTGGCCAAACGCGAGAGTGATTTTCGACCTGGAGGCCAAGGCTTTCGTTATCCCGGCATTCATGCGCCCATCGTGCAGCTCAAAGATGGCCGGATCATGGCGGTGAGCCGGAATGACCCCGAAGAAGATCAGGCGAAGTTTGGCTTCAAGACACCGGTCAGCTTCACGGCGGATCTGGGGAAAACCTGGATGTATGATGTGACACCTTTTCCCGCCATCAGCAGTGTGCAGCGTGCGGCAATGATCCGCCTTCAGGACGGAGCAATTCTGTTGTGCAGCTTCACGGATCAATGGCGCGACTGGAAGAACCGTAAAGGCATGTCTTTCAAGCAGGCAGGTGGTGGCGAGTTCACGGGATTTGGCCTCTTTGCCGCGTTGTCGTATGATGAAGGCAAGACTTGGGCGGTTCAGCGTCTGATCACACCTGGAGGGGCAGCGCGGCAGGTGAACGCGATTGATCGCGTGCAGTTCACTTTGAGCGACACGATGGCCGAACCTTGCGGCTACCTCGCAATGACTCAGAGCCGTGACGGCAAGATCCAACTCATCACCAGCAAGAATCATTACGCGTTCAATTTGGCTTGGCTGAAATCCCTGCCTAACCGATGA
- a CDS encoding nuclear transport factor 2 family protein, which translates to MSKKYFLGFAICLGLILSAQADETKRASVAAADDARVTAMKKVSVDQLQAVFSDELRYAHSNGVVDTKASLIEVLTSGTTKYVEYDYVERSFTFPAPDIALMAGQARIQAETAKGKMDSILSFLAVWRLEQGQWRFLAWQSCKLPPANP; encoded by the coding sequence ATGAGCAAAAAATACTTTCTGGGGTTCGCGATTTGTCTGGGCTTGATCCTCTCCGCTCAAGCGGATGAAACCAAGCGTGCTTCGGTCGCCGCCGCAGATGATGCGCGGGTCACGGCCATGAAGAAAGTCAGTGTGGATCAGCTTCAGGCCGTATTTTCAGATGAGCTGCGTTATGCCCACTCGAATGGCGTCGTGGATACCAAGGCTTCTTTGATCGAAGTCCTGACCTCAGGAACCACCAAGTATGTGGAGTATGATTATGTGGAACGTTCCTTCACGTTCCCTGCACCCGATATCGCGCTCATGGCAGGGCAGGCACGCATTCAAGCAGAGACGGCGAAGGGCAAGATGGACAGCATCCTCAGCTTCCTGGCGGTGTGGAGGCTGGAGCAGGGACAATGGCGATTCCTGGCTTGGCAATCCTGCAAGCTACCACCGGCGAATCCTTGA
- a CDS encoding GNAT family N-acetyltransferase encodes MSDSITFVSLTLNHEEAVARLIHQALVQWYQSRLGQGARFGESHEPFLQFPRVYEDLDPGEAIAAWDHVTKTLLGVCFTHERETHLSIGIVATAPEASGRGIARRMMEAALEKARAAGKPARLVSSLLNIDSFSLYTRLGFVPGLIFQDLMMKVPEDGLKATPPPGIERVRLAHTDEAAALADLEHKLQHIRREKDYRYFLADESGAWQVLVAENAEGERQGCLVIGLSFGMLGPGFAVDATAALALLWQGLDTMRGRSPVFLVPCREAALVKRLYSWGARNVELHVAQSTAPGTETIGICFPTFLPESA; translated from the coding sequence ATGTCCGATTCCATCACTTTCGTCTCGCTAACGCTCAATCACGAGGAAGCGGTGGCACGTTTGATCCATCAGGCCCTCGTTCAGTGGTATCAGAGTCGTCTCGGCCAGGGTGCACGCTTTGGGGAGAGCCACGAGCCTTTTCTCCAGTTTCCACGAGTCTATGAGGATCTGGATCCTGGAGAAGCGATTGCGGCTTGGGATCACGTCACAAAGACCCTGTTAGGCGTTTGTTTCACCCATGAGCGCGAGACACATCTCTCCATCGGCATCGTAGCCACGGCTCCTGAAGCCAGTGGTCGGGGTATCGCGCGGCGAATGATGGAGGCGGCGTTGGAAAAAGCTCGTGCGGCAGGTAAACCCGCCCGTTTGGTATCCAGCCTGTTGAATATCGATTCCTTCTCGCTTTACACACGTTTGGGTTTCGTTCCAGGTCTCATCTTTCAGGATCTGATGATGAAGGTCCCTGAGGATGGTTTGAAGGCAACACCTCCTCCCGGCATCGAGCGGGTCAGACTGGCTCACACGGATGAAGCCGCCGCTCTTGCTGATCTGGAGCACAAGCTTCAGCACATTCGTCGAGAGAAAGACTACCGTTACTTCCTGGCCGACGAATCCGGCGCGTGGCAGGTGCTCGTGGCGGAAAACGCCGAGGGAGAGCGACAAGGCTGCTTGGTCATTGGACTGAGCTTTGGCATGCTCGGCCCCGGCTTTGCGGTGGATGCTACAGCAGCCTTGGCCCTTCTATGGCAGGGACTGGATACCATGCGGGGTCGCAGCCCGGTGTTTCTCGTGCCTTGCCGTGAAGCAGCCCTGGTGAAGAGGCTGTATAGCTGGGGTGCCCGCAATGTGGAACTGCACGTGGCTCAAAGCACAGCTCCAGGAACTGAGACAATAGGCATCTGCTTCCCCACCTTCCTGCCTGAATCTGCTTGA
- a CDS encoding Gfo/Idh/MocA family protein: protein MPRHVLGGPGFVPPSEKVNVALIGAGGQGHSNLKNLFQLDDVQVIAVADPAEGYDPKLSHAYYKDMAGRIPTKAMIEKHYAEKSPNFSCAPYEDFRVMLEKEKSIDAVLCATPDHTHAYISVHAMRAGKHVYCEKPLTHNIWEARQVAKVAAETGVATQMGSQGHSSVGTRETIEYIQGGAIGTVKEVHVWVPATRYNIELKGYPEDKPALPAGLNWDLWLGPRSGRDYHPAYHPFSWRDFWAFGSSGLGDFGTHDMNSAVRALELWSPNLVEAYSIGFSNEHIAPYGSMIHFHFPANEKRGPIVLNWYTGGGRPAHHEALGAYTLPRRGALYVGDKGVIQTDGSGGPPRLFPDTRRKEFVKPEPRLKRSNGHHRDWIDACKGGAPASCPFDYGAQLTETVLLGVLSQRLGKPLKWDAKNMKVEGNAEADAFIREAARPGWDIV, encoded by the coding sequence GTGCCGCGACACGTTCTCGGCGGCCCAGGCTTTGTGCCTCCGAGTGAAAAAGTGAATGTGGCCCTCATTGGTGCGGGGGGTCAGGGGCATTCCAATTTGAAGAACCTCTTTCAGCTCGATGATGTCCAGGTCATCGCCGTGGCGGATCCGGCTGAAGGTTACGATCCTAAGCTCTCGCACGCCTATTACAAAGACATGGCCGGTCGCATACCGACGAAGGCGATGATCGAGAAGCACTACGCTGAAAAATCTCCCAACTTCAGCTGCGCGCCTTATGAAGACTTCCGGGTGATGCTGGAGAAAGAGAAGTCCATCGATGCCGTGCTCTGTGCGACCCCGGACCATACCCATGCCTACATCTCCGTGCACGCCATGCGTGCCGGTAAACACGTGTATTGTGAAAAGCCCCTCACGCATAATATTTGGGAAGCTCGGCAGGTGGCCAAGGTTGCGGCAGAAACTGGAGTCGCCACTCAAATGGGCAGCCAAGGCCATTCCTCCGTGGGCACGCGCGAGACCATCGAATACATCCAAGGCGGAGCGATTGGCACCGTCAAGGAAGTGCATGTCTGGGTGCCGGCTACCCGCTATAACATCGAATTGAAAGGCTACCCAGAGGACAAACCTGCCTTACCTGCGGGTCTCAACTGGGATCTCTGGCTTGGACCACGTTCGGGGCGCGATTACCACCCAGCCTATCATCCCTTTTCTTGGCGTGATTTCTGGGCCTTTGGCAGTTCGGGGCTAGGCGACTTCGGCACTCATGATATGAACAGTGCTGTGCGTGCTCTGGAGCTTTGGTCGCCTAACTTGGTGGAGGCTTACAGCATCGGCTTCAGCAATGAGCATATCGCTCCTTACGGTTCGATGATTCACTTCCACTTCCCGGCCAATGAGAAACGGGGCCCGATTGTCCTGAACTGGTATACGGGTGGTGGACGCCCTGCGCATCACGAGGCTCTGGGAGCTTACACCTTGCCTCGTCGAGGTGCCCTCTATGTCGGAGATAAAGGCGTGATTCAGACCGATGGCAGCGGTGGTCCACCCCGTCTCTTCCCCGACACACGCCGTAAAGAGTTCGTCAAACCCGAGCCGCGCCTGAAGCGTTCCAACGGGCATCATCGCGACTGGATCGATGCGTGCAAAGGGGGTGCTCCCGCTTCCTGCCCGTTTGATTACGGAGCACAGCTCACGGAGACGGTCTTGCTTGGCGTGTTGTCTCAGCGCCTGGGTAAACCCCTGAAGTGGGATGCCAAAAACATGAAGGTGGAAGGCAATGCGGAGGCTGATGCCTTCATTCGTGAAGCCGCACGACCTGGATGGGACATCGTCTGA
- a CDS encoding sialidase family protein, which produces MSRLLTLSLSLFSACALQAQVKPLAQDYVTVWESPDPKQIFGYTPGICRLDSGRLVATHDVSSARKPIKPDNKPFHEARVLTSDDGGKTWTHRTSFDMTFSRPFVAGKSLYVIGKSKQVGIIRSDDDGVTWSERVFLNDKGIWHQSACNVLYAKGNVYLVMEKHAPLRGIKGWQIGDLAPVLMRAKADSDLTQRKNWTLASELVFEDVWDANKSHYFGVPFYPVDRDEVTYLVPPKGRSISPLGWLETNVVQFNDPNHIWYDPAGKTFHLWMRAHTGLTNYAAIAQVKENDDGSMTTSLVKAPSGQTMLYAPCPGGQMRFHVLYDEKTKLYWLLSSQATDSMIRPDKMPPDRWGTPDNERHRLTLHFSKNMMDWCFAGLVCTGATPKESRHYASMCVDGEDLCILSRSGDSRAHSAHNGNLITFHRVKKFRELVY; this is translated from the coding sequence ATGTCTCGTTTACTGACTCTCTCCTTATCGCTATTCTCCGCTTGCGCTCTCCAGGCCCAGGTGAAGCCTTTAGCGCAAGACTATGTGACCGTTTGGGAGTCGCCCGACCCGAAGCAAATCTTTGGTTATACCCCAGGAATCTGTCGGCTTGATTCGGGGCGGCTGGTGGCGACGCATGATGTCTCATCCGCAAGAAAACCCATCAAACCGGATAACAAACCCTTCCATGAAGCTCGGGTTCTGACGAGTGATGATGGAGGCAAGACCTGGACGCATCGGACAAGCTTCGACATGACTTTTTCCCGGCCTTTCGTCGCGGGTAAAAGTCTCTATGTCATCGGTAAGAGCAAACAAGTCGGGATCATTCGTTCGGATGATGACGGTGTGACATGGAGTGAGCGAGTTTTCCTGAATGATAAGGGCATCTGGCATCAGTCTGCCTGCAATGTTTTGTATGCGAAGGGCAACGTCTATCTGGTGATGGAAAAGCACGCGCCTTTGCGTGGGATCAAAGGTTGGCAAATCGGCGATCTGGCTCCGGTGCTCATGCGGGCCAAAGCCGATTCAGATCTGACCCAGCGCAAAAACTGGACCTTGGCCAGTGAGCTTGTGTTTGAAGATGTTTGGGATGCCAACAAGAGCCATTACTTTGGAGTCCCCTTTTATCCCGTGGATCGCGATGAGGTGACGTATCTTGTGCCACCGAAAGGACGCAGCATCTCACCGCTCGGCTGGCTGGAAACCAATGTCGTCCAGTTTAATGATCCCAATCACATTTGGTATGACCCTGCGGGTAAAACCTTCCATCTGTGGATGCGTGCTCATACAGGTTTAACGAATTATGCTGCGATTGCTCAGGTGAAAGAGAACGATGATGGCAGCATGACCACCTCCCTGGTCAAAGCTCCTTCGGGACAAACGATGCTGTATGCGCCATGCCCAGGGGGGCAGATGAGATTTCATGTGCTTTATGATGAGAAAACAAAGCTTTACTGGCTGCTCAGTTCTCAGGCCACCGACTCCATGATCCGCCCCGACAAGATGCCGCCGGATCGATGGGGAACACCTGATAATGAGAGACATCGTCTCACGCTCCACTTTTCCAAGAACATGATGGATTGGTGCTTTGCTGGGCTGGTCTGCACGGGAGCGACTCCCAAGGAATCGCGACACTACGCCAGCATGTGCGTAGATGGGGAGGATCTGTGCATCCTCAGCCGCAGCGGCGACTCACGCGCTCACTCAGCGCATAATGGTAACCTGATTACCTTTCACCGGGTGAAGAAGTTTCGGGAGCTTGTGTACTGA
- a CDS encoding FG-GAP repeat domain-containing protein, with protein MKRVLVLLTLGVACCQAEPHLPPGIKPLASAAENGRGPLALVNLNHHVLGHARVYKGKFPDLFVAGYGGPQAVHLFRWVDTAENGAPVFAQPLEVKCPFKDKGTVFQLPDGSIHGLWIAQDALVHTVFDIEALEFKEEGKVALDGKIKSPSSLAALANTDGSYDVVFDVSNGAKGTPGHPWAEDWRPYNSSGFAIGEQRYRYLMGARLPSLMKEPLEGLRQITLTQREVFYSMHQVTAVNLGAGHERDLMTGSRQGNLVYYHNPAETGFKLEKKRLAAGPDGNALRHPSINPSVCAYPNGQGHSDVIACGEGSLCFYRFTGQFTSAGAPIFAEPVSVLQEKADLYAGTLPTPTTVDWNGDGALDIVVGNSEGFVLFFENIGTTDEPRFLPAVRVQAEGRDIHVQAGYSGSLQGVQEARWGYLSPNVVDWNDDGLLDIVTGDITGDTLVYLNRGTKTEPRLAAAHPIYCDGLDLRGMWRVRPGVAKVGSRMVLAVVDSEDHLHLYWRIDDYNVEDGGKLLMADGKPVGASGGIGGMSGRCKLDFFDWNQDGKLDLVIGTGRVNSIPDRETGLPMPTIGKKTLGTPLLMLNVGTNQKPRYAMPVPFRDVDGAVVQPGGAHETGAVGTMLGGNGPNLLICNEAGRLYLIPGTQIQPR; from the coding sequence ATGAAACGCGTTCTTGTGCTTCTGACTCTAGGGGTTGCCTGCTGTCAGGCTGAACCGCATCTGCCTCCAGGAATCAAACCCTTGGCATCTGCAGCAGAGAATGGACGGGGGCCTTTGGCCTTGGTGAATCTCAATCATCATGTACTAGGTCACGCTCGGGTGTACAAAGGCAAGTTTCCTGATCTCTTTGTCGCGGGTTATGGTGGTCCGCAGGCGGTGCATCTTTTCCGATGGGTGGATACGGCTGAAAACGGAGCACCCGTCTTCGCGCAACCCCTGGAGGTGAAATGCCCGTTTAAAGATAAAGGCACCGTCTTCCAGCTTCCCGATGGAAGCATTCATGGTCTATGGATCGCCCAAGATGCGCTGGTGCATACGGTCTTCGACATTGAGGCCTTGGAGTTCAAGGAAGAGGGCAAGGTGGCTCTGGATGGAAAAATCAAAAGCCCCTCCAGCCTCGCCGCACTCGCGAATACCGATGGCAGTTACGATGTGGTCTTTGACGTGTCGAATGGAGCGAAGGGAACGCCAGGGCACCCCTGGGCTGAGGATTGGCGACCCTACAATTCATCGGGGTTTGCCATCGGAGAGCAACGTTACCGTTATCTCATGGGCGCAAGACTTCCATCTCTGATGAAAGAGCCCTTGGAAGGCCTTCGGCAAATCACGCTGACTCAACGGGAGGTGTTTTACTCCATGCATCAAGTCACGGCCGTGAATCTTGGGGCCGGGCATGAGCGGGATTTGATGACGGGGTCTCGCCAGGGCAATTTGGTCTATTATCACAACCCTGCTGAGACGGGATTCAAGCTGGAGAAGAAGCGATTGGCGGCTGGACCGGACGGCAACGCTCTCCGACATCCGAGCATCAATCCCAGTGTCTGCGCTTATCCGAATGGCCAGGGACACTCCGACGTCATCGCCTGTGGAGAAGGCTCCTTGTGTTTCTATCGATTCACGGGCCAGTTCACCTCGGCGGGAGCGCCGATCTTCGCCGAGCCGGTGTCCGTCTTGCAAGAGAAGGCGGACCTCTATGCAGGCACCCTTCCGACACCCACGACGGTTGACTGGAATGGCGACGGAGCCCTCGACATTGTGGTGGGGAATTCGGAGGGTTTCGTGTTGTTCTTCGAAAACATCGGCACGACCGATGAGCCTCGTTTTCTGCCAGCCGTGCGTGTTCAAGCCGAAGGGAGGGACATCCACGTGCAGGCGGGTTATTCAGGCAGTCTTCAGGGGGTTCAAGAAGCGCGCTGGGGCTATCTCTCGCCGAATGTGGTGGATTGGAATGACGACGGTTTGCTGGACATCGTTACGGGAGACATCACGGGCGATACCTTGGTCTATCTGAACCGTGGCACGAAGACCGAACCTCGACTGGCTGCGGCGCATCCCATCTACTGCGATGGTCTGGATCTGCGTGGTATGTGGCGTGTGAGACCCGGTGTGGCGAAAGTGGGAAGCCGGATGGTTTTGGCCGTCGTGGATTCAGAGGATCATCTGCATCTCTACTGGCGCATTGACGACTATAATGTGGAAGATGGTGGTAAGCTGCTGATGGCCGATGGAAAACCTGTTGGGGCCAGCGGTGGCATTGGTGGAATGAGCGGTCGCTGCAAACTGGATTTCTTTGACTGGAATCAAGATGGCAAACTGGACCTCGTCATCGGCACCGGACGAGTGAACTCGATCCCGGATCGTGAAACGGGACTGCCCATGCCCACCATTGGTAAGAAGACGCTCGGCACGCCGTTGCTGATGCTCAATGTCGGCACCAATCAGAAACCTCGTTACGCGATGCCCGTGCCTTTTCGGGATGTGGACGGTGCCGTGGTTCAGCCGGGGGGTGCCCATGAAACGGGTGCCGTGGGGACGATGCTCGGTGGGAACGGTCCCAATCTTCTGATCTGCAATGAAGCCGGGCGACTGTACTTGATCCCTGGAACGCAAATTCAACCTCGATAA
- a CDS encoding sulfatase → MKIQQWLGGFLLALSFSTPVSADEKLNVLFIAADDLRNDLGCYGHALVKTPHLDRLAQRGVVFDKAYCQQAVCNPSRASIMTGRRLDSLRVWDLPTHFRQNAPDIVTLPQHFKNNGYFTQNIGKIFHNWIHEIQGDPESWSVPAVMHFANHGADKPEVTGELPPNSAQDPKCECRDVPDEAYFDGRVAGLAVKALGELKKQEKPFFLAVGFWKPHSPFNAPKKYWDLYKREEVPMPKNPDWPEGAPRIAWHNSREILSDKQRQLTPEAVREIRHGYLANISYMDAQIGRVLEELDRQGLTEKTIIVFWSDHGYHLGEQTLWAKTSNFELDARVPLIIATPKGVTAGQKTASLAELMDLYPTLTELCGLPAPSGVEGVSLTPILADTSASVRDAALSQHPRPAYYKGAPDAMGYTLRSATHRYTEWRDWKTGQTVATELYDHQTDPDETRNIAQDQDAEAIVKEHAKLLEKMKPIVQPGWKPVL, encoded by the coding sequence ATGAAAATCCAACAATGGCTCGGCGGCTTTCTGCTCGCCCTCTCTTTCTCCACCCCTGTTTCAGCGGATGAAAAGCTGAATGTCCTTTTCATCGCGGCCGATGATTTGCGCAACGATCTCGGCTGTTATGGCCATGCGCTGGTGAAGACCCCTCATCTGGATCGCCTGGCGCAACGGGGGGTGGTCTTTGATAAAGCCTATTGTCAGCAAGCGGTGTGCAATCCCTCGCGTGCCTCCATCATGACAGGACGTCGGCTTGACAGCCTCCGCGTCTGGGATCTGCCCACGCATTTCAGACAAAATGCCCCGGATATCGTCACCCTGCCTCAGCATTTCAAAAACAACGGCTATTTCACCCAGAACATCGGGAAGATCTTTCACAACTGGATTCATGAAATCCAGGGGGATCCTGAATCCTGGAGCGTGCCTGCGGTGATGCACTTCGCCAATCATGGCGCTGATAAACCGGAAGTGACCGGCGAGCTCCCTCCGAACTCGGCTCAAGATCCCAAGTGTGAATGTCGGGATGTGCCTGATGAAGCCTACTTTGACGGACGAGTGGCGGGCCTCGCGGTGAAAGCCCTGGGTGAATTGAAAAAGCAGGAGAAACCGTTCTTCTTAGCCGTGGGTTTTTGGAAACCGCATTCCCCGTTCAATGCGCCCAAGAAGTATTGGGACCTCTACAAACGCGAGGAAGTGCCCATGCCGAAAAATCCCGACTGGCCGGAAGGAGCCCCGCGCATCGCTTGGCATAATAGCCGTGAGATTTTGTCGGACAAACAGCGCCAGCTTACCCCTGAAGCCGTGCGTGAGATCCGCCATGGTTACTTGGCCAATATCAGCTACATGGACGCGCAGATCGGGCGAGTCTTGGAGGAGCTGGATCGCCAAGGTCTCACTGAAAAAACGATCATCGTTTTCTGGTCGGATCATGGCTACCATCTGGGCGAGCAGACGTTGTGGGCCAAGACCTCGAATTTCGAATTGGATGCCCGGGTGCCGCTCATCATCGCTACGCCTAAGGGAGTGACGGCAGGGCAGAAGACGGCGTCCCTTGCTGAGCTGATGGATCTTTATCCCACACTGACTGAGCTCTGTGGCCTGCCTGCGCCCTCCGGTGTGGAGGGGGTGAGTCTCACACCCATCCTGGCGGATACCTCAGCGAGTGTGCGGGATGCTGCCTTGTCCCAGCATCCACGTCCCGCCTATTACAAGGGGGCTCCCGATGCCATGGGTTACACCCTCCGAAGTGCGACCCATCGCTACACCGAATGGCGCGACTGGAAGACCGGCCAGACCGTTGCCACGGAGCTTTACGATCACCAGACCGATCCTGATGAGACACGAAACATCGCTCAAGATCAGGATGCCGAAGCCATTGTAAAGGAGCATGCGAAGCTGCTCGAAAAAATGAAGCCGATCGTGCAACCCGGCTGGAAGCCGGTGTTGTGA
- a CDS encoding transposase, producing MSISNEHSGWSNRGFLPHCDQPGLVQSVTFRLSDSLPREKRLEWECLLKITDDGEHIRQIEEYLDRGAGLCLLRHPACAEIVQNALLHFDHQRYHLMAWCIMPNHVHVLFETIGRYPIGKVIHSWKTFTTREVNKLLGRSGPLWQEDYFDTFMRDAEHQFHEVRYIERNPVKANLVKHPAEWRWSSAFLRSRME from the coding sequence ATGTCTATTTCCAATGAGCATTCTGGCTGGTCGAATCGTGGCTTTCTGCCTCATTGTGATCAGCCAGGATTGGTTCAATCGGTGACCTTTCGGCTGTCGGATTCATTGCCGAGAGAGAAGCGGTTGGAATGGGAGTGTTTGCTCAAGATTACAGACGATGGAGAACACATCCGGCAGATCGAAGAGTATTTGGACCGTGGTGCAGGGCTTTGTCTTCTCAGGCATCCCGCGTGTGCCGAGATTGTTCAAAACGCATTGCTTCATTTTGACCATCAGCGTTACCATCTGATGGCCTGGTGCATCATGCCTAACCATGTGCATGTGCTCTTCGAAACGATCGGCCGATACCCGATTGGCAAGGTCATCCATTCTTGGAAAACTTTTACCACTCGCGAGGTCAACAAGCTTCTTGGCCGATCTGGTCCACTTTGGCAGGAGGATTATTTCGATACCTTCATGCGAGATGCAGAGCATCAGTTCCATGAAGTCCGTTACATCGAACGGAATCCCGTGAAAGCCAATCTAGTCAAACATCCTGCCGAGTGGCGCTGGTCCAGCGCCTTCCTTCGCTCACGCATGGAGTAA